A single window of Ornithorhynchus anatinus isolate Pmale09 chromosome 3, mOrnAna1.pri.v4, whole genome shotgun sequence DNA harbors:
- the E2F8 gene encoding transcription factor E2F8, producing MENEQKENYFFEPHKRMLMKTPLKESSTSNTVLTELQPGPLTTPTKPKETSPGEPWTPTANLKMLISAASPEIRNREQKKGLSGNQSGILEAKDCLHEHLSGDEYEKSQPSRKEKSLGLLCHKFLARYPNYPNPAVNNDICLDEVAEELNVERRRIYDIVNVLESLHMVSRLAKNRYTWHGRHNLHKTLGTLKNVGEENKYAEQIMMIKKREYEQEFDFNGDKNEENLAKPNIGQNGHTDMCFVELPGVEFRAASVNSRKDKSLRVMSQKFVMLFLVSTPQVVSLEIAAKILIGEDHIEDLDKSKFKTKIRRLYDIANVLSSLELIKKVHVTEERGRKPAFKWTGPEICTNSRVLSPVSSTPLDSSDLEVPKSSKEQCAKNLFSSSGKPNFTRHPSLIKLVKSIESDRRKINSAPSSPIKTNKGDGSTISAPFPNKMAQLAAICKMQLEEQSSGPKKMKMQLSRSTLHCKSAFPLDSVSNSEPDRTKSSQTASLIQPLGVVPLIHNSLCSAVPVILPQAQSGASYAIYLQPSQAQTATSQGINSTVHSLPCSSVTGNTSSIDSKSKVLTNKMTTEKAKNDALKTDDTTRLGNSLPTPERQAIKCEENESASEKHLKRSNVLEDNTSIKKFKEDLKGLENISTTLIPTGYLIPLAQCSSLGTESILSNKESPGSCSPTPRIYNSPIAGVIPVTTPELTAVNFSSFQVTPLKLMVSPTSVAAVPVVSSPSLASGHSVPTQNPSSAIVNFTLQNLGLISPSMQVSASPGPAPVPVSPQIERISTASENGGVSLGKITKHDSPGPGQNLGNGQSLSATPLPQPVPLTPKGSQLVAENFFRTPGGPTKLSDSSSTNSNGASKSSLGNLLVPQRKLEVSSEDVP from the exons ATGGAGAATGAGCAGAAG GAAAATTACTTTTTTGAGCCACATAAAAGAATGTTGATGAAAACGCCTCTGAAAGAGTCATCTACCTCAAATACAGTATTAACAGAGCTCCAGCCTGGACCTTTGACGACACCAACAAAGCCTAAGGAAACCTCTCCTGGGGAACCATGGACACCAACAGCTAATCTGAAAATGTTGATCAGTGCTGCTAGTCCTGAGATTAGAAACAGAGAGCAGAAAAAAGGACTGTCTGGCAACCAAAGTGGAATCCTAGAGGCAAAAGATTGTTTACAT GAACACCTGTCTGGAGATGAATATGAGAAATCCCAACCAAGtcggaaagagaaaagtttaggatTGTTGTGTCATAAATTCTTGGCCCGATATCCTAACTACCCTAATCCCGCAGTGAATAATGACATTTGTCTTGATGAAGTAGCAGaggagctca ATGTTGAGCGCAGGCGTATTTATGACATTGTGAATGTGTTGGAGAGTTTGCATATGGTGAGCCGCCTTGCCAAAAACAGGTATACTTGGCACGGGCGTCATAATCTCCACAAAACTCTTGGAACTCTGAAAAATGTCGGCGAAGAGAATAAATATGCCGAACAAATTATGATGATCAAAAAGAGAGAGTACGAGCAAGAATTTGACTTTAACGGTGACAAAAATGAGGAGAATCTAGCGAAACCAAACATCGGTCAAAATGGACATACAGACATGTGCTTTGTTGAACTTCCAGGAGTGGAATTTCGGGCAG CATCTGTAAACAGCAGAAAAGACAAGTCTCTAAGAGTAATGAGCCAGAAATTTGTGATGCTGTTTCTAGTATCAACACCTCAGGTCGTGAGCCTTGAAATTGCTGCCAAAATTTTAATTGGTGAGGATCACATAGAAGATTTAGATAAAAGCAAGTTTAAAA CTAAAATTAGGAGATTGTATGACATTGCTAATGTTCTCAGTAGCCTTGAGCTTATCAAGAAAGTTCATGTtacagaggagaggggcagaaaacCTGCTTTTAAATGGACGGGGCCTGAAATCTGTACCAATTCCAGAG TTTTAAGCCCCGTTTCTTCCACTCCTCTTGACTCATCTGATTTGGAAGTGCCTAAATCTTCCAAAGAGCAGTGTGCCAAAAATCTCTTTTCTTCAAGTGGGAAGCCAAACTTCACTCGACACCCATCTTTAATAAAACTGGTAAAGAGTATAGAAAGTGACCGAAGAAAGATAAACTCTGCCCCTAGCAGTCCCATCAAGACCAATAAAG GTGATGGATCTACCATTTCAGCCCCCTTTCCAAATAAAATGGCTCAACTTGCTGCAATTTGCAAAATGCAATTAGAAGAGCAGTCAAG TGGACCCAAAAAGATGAAAATGCAACTGTCGAGATCTACCTTACATTGTAAATCAGCATTTCCTTTGGATTCAGTATCTAATTCTGAACCCGACCGAACCAAATCCTCTCAGACTGCATCTCTCATACAGCCACTAGGCGTCGTACCCCTGATCCACAATTCATTATGTTCAGCAGTTCCTGTCATCCTACCTCAGGCCCAGTCTGGTGCTTCTTATGCAATCTATCTGCAGCCTTCCCAAGCACAAACTGCAACTTCACAAGGCATAAACTCCACTGTACACTCTTTACCCTGCTCTAGTGTAACTGGAAATACAAGTTCCATTGATTCTAAATCCAAAGTGCTCACTAATAAAATGACCACCGAAAAAGCCAAGAATGATGCCTTGAAAACTGATGATACCACTAGACTTGGAAACTCATTGCCGACTCCAGAAAGGCAGGCTATAAAATGTGAAGAAAATGAATCTGCGTCAGAAAAGCACCTAAAAAGATCTAATGTGCTGGAGGACAACACTTCAATTAAAAAATTTAAGGAGGACCTGAAGGGGCTTGAAAATATTTCCACA ACCTTGATTCCAACCGGATACCTCATTCCTCTTGCACAGTGTTCTTCACTAGGTACAGAGTCTATTTTATCTAATAAGGAAAGTCCTGGTTCATGTTCTCCAACGCCTAGAATCTACAATTCACCAATTGCAG GTGTTATTCCTGTGACAACTCCCGAATTGACTGCTGTTAACTTTTCCTCCTTTCAAGTAACCCCTTTGAAGCTAATGGTGTCACCGACTTCTGTAGCAGCAGTACCTGTAGTGAGCAGTCCATCTCTGGCTTCAGGCCACTCTGTTCCCACCCAGAATCCAAGTTCAGCTATTGTAAACTTCACTCTGCAAAATTTAGGACTGATCTCTCCTAGCATGCAGGTTTCTGCAAGTCCTGGACCAGCACCTGTACCAGTGTCTCCTCAGATCGAGCGCATTAGTACTGCATCCGAAAATGGAGGCGTTTCTCTGGGGAAAATCACCAAGCATGATTCACCAGGACCTGGACAGAACCTAGGGAATGGACAGTCACTTTCTGCGACTCCGCTACCACAG CCTGTACCACTCACGCCCAAGGGATCACAATTAGTGGCCGAAAATTTCTTCAGAACACCAGGAGGGCCAACAAAACTTTCTGACTCATCTTCGACAAATTCAAATGGTGCTAGTAAATCTTCTCTGGGAAATCTCTTAGTCCCACAACGAAAGCTTGAAGTCTCTTCTGAGGATGTTCCCTAA